The following proteins are encoded in a genomic region of Syngnathus acus chromosome 22, fSynAcu1.2, whole genome shotgun sequence:
- the ttc7b gene encoding tetratricopeptide repeat protein 7B isoform X5: protein MAKLSYVEAEYKDALGHYNRVNIDDMQLAGAPVYRLCMIAEAYATKGLCLEKVPAASPLLSNKNAASPSSNRNRTEREQEIIICYEKSGDIALLYLQEAEKALSAGIQNRSPKPGPTSQDQELGYFLETGLQRAHVIHFKNGNLTQGVGRFREILRAIETRTTQNLRMTIARQLAEILLRGMCEQSYWSPVEDPPTVSPLDDPTRQGHIQSKKYSLSRRPRVYSGENLFCPQENTEEALLLLLISESMANRDAVLSRIPEHNNDRIISLQSASVVYDLLTIALGRRGQYEMLSECLERAMKFAFEEFHLWYQLALSLMAAGKSARAVKVLKECIRLKPDDPTIPLLAVKLCIGPLHWLDEGECFAKMVIDMGEKAAEFRAKGYLAAGLVYSLKATDASLRSTQEEYQRKALAAFQRAQSLSPTDHLAAFYLALQLAVSRQIPEALGYVRQALQLQGDDVHSLHLLALLLSAQKHYQDGLNIIEMALSEYPENFNLLYTKVKLESMCRGSEDSLLTCKHMLQIWKSFYNLTNPSDSGRGSSLLDRAVADRRQLNAMTLPDFSDPDTASGSSSSHTGSEPVSPTSPSSFSTVSSPLSSPLPSLCPVFILQPPPKKSSFLPPPPSPPPPHLMSGKARTPSFCNHITLRQLSSSCGPQDANVLGFSSMFSVCSVHATSIAASRVEQALSEVASSLQSSAPKHGPLHPWLTLAQIWLHAAEVYIGMSKPAEASACTQEAANLFPTSHNVLFMRGQIAELRGNIDEAKRWYEEALSINPTHVKTMQRLGLILHQLQRYSLSEKVLRDAVQVNSTAHDVWNSLGEVLQAQGNAAAATECFLTALELEASSPILPFTIIPRAL, encoded by the exons ATGGCCAAACTTAGTTATGTTGAAGCAGAATACAAAGACGCTTTAG GTCACTATAATAGAGTCAATATAGATGACATGCAGCTGGCAGGAGCTCCCGTGTATAGGCTGTGTATGATAGCAGAAGCCTATGCCACTAAAG GCTTGTGTCTGGAGAAAGTGCCAGCTGCTTCTCCGCTGCTGTCCAATAAGAATGCCGCTTCTCCCTCCTCCAATCGGAACAGAACTGAGCGAGAGCAAGAAATCATCATCTGCTATGAAAAATCTGGAGACATTGCGCTGCTGTATCTGCAGGAGGCTGAGAAG gCACTGTCGGCTGGAATTCAGAATCGCAGCCCGAAACCTGGTCCGACTTCCCAGGACCAGGAACTAGGTTACTTTCTTGAGACAGGTCTACAGAGAGCCCATGTCATCCACTTTAAGAACGG AAACCTGACGCAAGGTGTCGGGCGATTTCGAGAAATTCTCCGAGCTATTGAGACCAGGACAACGCAGAATCTGCGCATG ACCATTGCCAGACAGCTCGCCGAGATCTTGCTCCGAGGAATGTGTGAGCAGAGTTACTGGTCTCCTGTGGAAGACCCTCCCACTGTGTCACCGCTGGACGATCCGACGCGACAAGGTCACATCCAGAGCAAAAAGTACAGCTTAAGCCGACGCCCACGAGTGTACTCGGGAGAGAA TCTCTTTTGCCCCCAGGAGAACACAGAAGAAGCATTATTGCTGCTCCTCATCAGTGAGTCCATG GCCAACCGCGATGCCGTCCTGAGCAGGATTCCGGAGCACAATAATGATCGAATCATTAGTCTCCAGTCTGCCTCTGTGGTGTATGACCTGCTGACCATAGCTTTGGGCAGGAGGGGGCAGTATGAGATGCTATCAGAG TGCTTGGAGCGAGCCATGAAGTTTGCCTTTGAGGAGTTCCACTTATGGTACCAGCTTGCACTGTCTTTAATGGCTGCGGGCAAATCTGCTCGCGCCGTTAAAGTTCTGAAGGAGTGCATCCGTCTCAAGCCAGATGACCCCACCATCCCGCTGCTGGCGGTCAAACTGTGCATCGGACCCCTGCACTGG TTGGATGAGGGTGAGTGCTTTGCCAAAATGGTGATTGACATGGGGGAGAAAGCAGCTGAGTTTCGAGCAAAAGGCTATCTGGCTGCCGGACTGGTTTATAGCCTCAAAGCCACCGACG CATCATTGCGAAGCACCCAAGAAGAGTACCAGAGAAAAGCTTTGGCAGCCTTTCAGAG AGCTCAGAGTTTGTCTCCAACCGATCATCTGGCAGCCTTCTACCTTGCACTGCAGCTCGCTGTGTCCAGACAG ATACCCGAGGCGCTAGGCTATGTTCGACAGGCCTTGCAGCTTCAAGGGGATGACGTTCACTCCCTTCACCTGCTGGCCCTGCTTCTCTCAGCACAGAAACACTACCAGGACGGTCTGAATATCATCGAAATGGCCCTATCTGAGTATCCCGAGAACTTCAA CTTGCTTTATACCAAGGTGAAGTTAGAGAGCATGTGCCGAGGATCAGAAGACTCTTTGCTCACCTGCAAACACATGCTGCAGATCTGGAAGAGCTTCTACAACCTGACAAATCCCAG TGATTCGGGGCGTGGGAGCAGTTTGTTGGACAGAGCTGTCGCTGACCGACGACAGCTAAATGCAATGACTCTGCCGGACTTCAGTGACCCAGATACAG cCTCAGGTTCTTCCTCCTCTCACACTGGTTCCGAACCAGTAtcccccacctccccctcCAGCTTCTCCACTGTGTCTTCCCCGCTCTCCTCCCCACTGCCTAGCCTTTGTCCAGTTTTCATCCTCCAGCCTCCACCCAAAAAATCTTCCTTCTTGCCTCCGcctccctctcctcctcctccccaccTGATGAGCGGCAAAGCCAGGACTCCCTCCTTTTGCAACCACATCACTCTTCGCCAGCTTTCCTCCAGCT GCGGCCCTCAGGACGCTAACGTACTTGGTTTTTCTTCCATGTTTTCTGTTT GCTCCGTGCATGCCACATCCATAGCAGCGAGTCGTGTGGAGCAGGCCTTGTCTGAGGTGGCCTCCTCCCTGCAGAGCAGTGCCCCCAAGCATGGACCCCTGCACCCTTGGTTGACTCTGGCTCAGATCTGGCTGCATGCTG CCGAAGTCTACATCGGCATGTCCAAGCCTGCCGAGGCGTCGGCCTGCACTCAAGAAGCCGCCAACCTCTTTCCCACATCCCATAATGTCCTGTTCATGAGGGGGCAGATTGCAGAGCTCAGGGGAAACATAGATGAGGCTAAGCGCTGGTATGAAGAAGCCCTGTCCATCAACCCCACGCACGTTAAAACCATGCAGAGACTG GGTCTTATTCTCCATCAGCTACAGCGCTACAGTCTGTCCGAAAAGGTTCTGAGGGATGCCGTGCAGGTCAACAG TACGGCTCACGATGTGTGGAACAGCCTTGGCGAGGTGTTGCAGGCTCAAGggaatgctgctgctgccactgAGTGTTTCCTTACTGCTTTGGAGTTGGAGGCCAGTAGCCCCATCCTCCCCTTCACCATCATTCCTAGAGCACTAtga